Proteins from a single region of Amblyomma americanum isolate KBUSLIRL-KWMA chromosome 10, ASM5285725v1, whole genome shotgun sequence:
- the LOC144107035 gene encoding uncharacterized protein LOC144107035 has product MAWSYLARRKFVLALPVRRLRSKRKCFMYIRQIFDNRPFHGEYHHLVQELRNSDPEYHFKYFRMTKGSFDKLLQLVYHRILHRPTHRRPIYPAERLEVTLRFLATGGSMQDIIMTYRMHASTVSGILKETLPALWDCLAPAVLKTPSVAEWQAIRENFSPKWNFPNCVGNIDSKHFAITCPEESGSDFYDYKGFYSLFMLAVADADYRFIMVDVGAQGWLSDSSFFGDSAIKTRIDCGMLNVPSGTSRWPLFRGGRCLSLENVSHEALSWPWPKRKKEGV; this is encoded by the exons ATGGCTTGGTCGTACCTCGCACGACGTAAATTTGTGCTGGCGCTGCCTGTGCGTCGTCTGCGGAGTAAGCGCAAGTGCTTCATGTACATACGTCAAATTTTTGACAATCGTCCTTTCCACGGCGAGTACCACCACCTTGTGCAAGAGCTGCGGAACTCCGACCCGGAATACCACTTCAAGTACTTCAG AATGACCAAAGGATCCTTCGACAAGCTGCTGCAGTTGGTCTATCACAGAATTCTCCATCGACCAACCCACAGGAGGCCTATCTACCCTGCAGAGAGACTGGAAGTTACCTTGCG GTTCCTCGCTACAGGCGGATCGATGCAGGACATAATTATGACCTATCGGATGCATGCGTCCACAGTGTCGGGCATCCTCAAAGAGACTTTGCCAGCCTTATGGGACTGCCTTGCTCCAGCTGTGCTTAAGACTCCTTCAGTAGCCGAGTGGCAAGCCATCAGGGAGAATTTCTCCCCAAAGTGGAACTTTCCcaactgtgtggggaacatcgaCAGCAAACATTTTGCCATAACTTGCCCAGAGGAGAGTGGTTCCGATTTTTACGACTACAAAGGATTTTATTCTTTATTCATGCTGGCAGTAGCAGATGCCGATTACCGCTTTATTATGGTAGACGTTGGGGCGCAAGGCTGGCTGTCTGACAGTTCTTTTTTCGGGGACAGCGCCATAAAAACTCGCATAGATTGTGGCATGCTGAATGTTCCATCAGGTACATCCAGGTGGCCACTGTTTCGTGGGGGACGCTGCCTTTCCCTTGAGAACGTTTCTCATGAGGCCTTATCCTGGCCGTGGCCTAAACGCAAGAAAGAAGGTGTTTAA